Part of the Variovorax sp. PAMC 28711 genome is shown below.
CGCTGCAGGGTCGAGGGCTGATTCAGGTTCGCCGCGACCGTTTGTGCGGTCGATGAACGGACGAGCTCGCTGCTGGCGGCCAGCAGCATGTCGATGCTGAGCAGGCTGCGGTTGAGCGCGCCTTCCGCACTGCTGACGAAGCGCGACGCCTGCCCTTCGCTGTCGAGGATCGCCTGGTTGCGGGTCTGCCAATTGAAGCCAGCGACCGCGGCGAGGATCGCGAGGACGAAAAGCAGCGCGACGCCGTACACAACGGCGGTGATGCGGCGAGGCAGCAGCGGGCTCACTTGACGGCCGGCGCCTTGAGGCCCATGGCCGGACCGATGCTCTGATCCCAGACCTGCACGCAGCCGGCGCCGCAGCGTTGCACCCAGGCGCCGAGCACTTCCCGACCGAAGATGTCGCGGCGTCGCTTGTCGTCCGCATCGGAAGGTCGCACAACGCTCATCGCGCCCTTGCTGCCGCGCGTGCAGCTGTCGGCGCCCGCATTGCAGGCCACGCCTTCGAGCGTCTCGCGCTCCGACTCTGCCCAGACCGCGGCTTCCAGCTTGGGCAGCTCGGTCTTGAGCAGCGTCTTCAACGGGGGCGGGAGACGGGTCCAGGCCTCCTGGTTGGCACCGAACACCGCGAGCCCCCAGGTGATCGGCATCGTGTACAGCGCGCCCGTGATCTTGTGCAAGCCGAGCATGTTGCCCGACATCGCCCCGGTGATGGTGCACTGCGTGTTGTCCGAATTCATGTTGGACATCAGCTCCGCGAACTCGGTCACCACCGGCACGCCCTTCAATGCGAGGACGAAGTCGGCCTGGCTCGCGCCCGACACCCGCACCCGCCGCCCGGCGAGATCGGACAACTGGTCGAGCGGCTTTTTGCAGAAGACCACCTGAGCCGGATAGACGTAGAGCGCGAGCACCTCGACGCCGTAGCGCTCGTGCAGGGTTTTCTCGAGCAGCGGCCGGAACGACGACACCACCTTGCGCAAGGTCGCCATGTCGGGACTGAGCCCCGCCAGGTCGGGCGCCGCCAGCTCCGGCGCCTCGACCGCGACCTGGCTCAGCAAGGCGGTGCCGAACGGGATGACGCCGAGGCGGATCAGGTTCAGCATTTCGGCGCCCGGCACCCCCGCGCGGTCGAAGGGCACGATGCTCGCGCTGTAGCGCCCGTTGCTCAATGCCGCCAGGTCGTGCGACCAGAACCGCTCCTCGTGCCGCGTGAACTGGCTGACACCCGCCAACCCGCCGACGACCCGAAGTCGCAGCTCCGGCCCCGGCTGCGCACGCGCAACACCCGACAGTCCGCAGCACAGCAACGCCGCCAGCACCCACCCCGGCAGCACTCCGACACCCGCACGGCTGCGCAGCCTTTTCAGGCATTGGACGGCGTCGCGATAGGTGGTCATTTCAATAAGGGAACGATAGGCATCTCAAGGCCTTCATGCGAGAACATACAGGGCATCACACCAGAGTTTCGGCATTTCCAGCGAAATCTGTAGCGACGAGTACTTTCAGCCTCAGGCGAGCCGCAGTCTTGCCTTTTGCGTGGCAAGTCCAGCGCCGGGCGTGCGCGACGCTGCGCAGGGCGTCGCGCTGCGCGCGCCGACGGCCTGGTCACCGGCCCGGGAAGAGGCGCTGACCCGTCTGCCGAACCGGCGCTCGTTCGAGGAGCGCAACCGCCTCTCGGTCGCCTAAAGGCTGCGCCAGTGGTCGATCAGCAGCTGGGTGAACTCGACCGGCCGCTCGACCGCGCTGAGGTGCGCTGCGTCGATCGTGGCAAGGCGCGCGCTCGGGATCGCAGCGACCATCGCTTCCGACATGGCGAGCGGCGTGGCTTCGTCGGCATGGCCGCCGATCACCAGCGTGGGCACCGCGATGCGGCGATTGCTCTCGCGAAAGTCGATGGCGGCCACGGCGTTGCAGCTCTCGATGTAGCCTTGTGCGTCGGTGCACACCAGCGTGTCGTGCAACGCCGCTGCGGCGGCCTTCCCTTCGGCCGTGGTGACATAGCCCGGCGTGAGCCAGCGCAACACGGCGCCTCCCGCGATCGCTTCGACGCCACTGGCGGCCACGGTTTCGGCACGTGCGCGCCAAGGCGCCTGGTCGGGGTAGTGCGCAGCCGAGTTCGCGATCACCACGGTGCGCAGCAACTCGGGGTGACGCACCGCGAGCGCCTGCGCCGTCATGCCGCCCATCGACAGGCCGACGAAATGCACCGGCTCGCCGGCGGCCTCGCGCCGGATGAGTGCGGCGGCGTCGTCGGCCAGCATCTCGATGCGCAAAGCGCCGCGCACGACCTCGGAGGCGCCGTGGTTTCGGTGGTCGTAACGAACGACGGTGTGGGCGCGGGCGAGCAGCGCGGCCACGCCATCCCACATGTGGAGGTCGCAACCGAGCGCGTGGCTCAGCACGACGATGGGGCCTTCGCCTTCGCGAACGACATGGAGCGACGGGGATGCAGTGGTCATTTGGTATTCGCAGGTGGGGACGACAAGGCCGGCAGCAGGCCCTTTTCGCGCAGGATGCCGGCGGCGATGCCGAAGGCGTGGTTGGCAACTGGCACGCCGCAGTAGATGGCGGCCATCATGATCACCTCCTTGATCTCCTCGGGCGTCAGGCGCGACTCGGGCGGCCCGTCGAGCGCGGCGCGCACATGCATCGCGAACTCTTCGTACGCGTGGATGCCCAGCATCATCGACAGCACCATGTAGCGGCGCGTCTTGTCGCCGAGCGCCGGGCGACCCCAGATGTCGTTCCACGCATGGCGCGTGATGAGTTCCTGGAACTCGGCGTTGAAATCGTTGCGGTTGGCCAGCGATTTGTCGACCCACGCATCGCCCAGCACGCGGCGCCGGTGGACGAGTCCGGATTCGTAGTCGTCGCTGGACTTGGGGGTCGCGCCGTTTGCGGTCATCGGGGAAAATCCTCGGTTGAAAGTTGGGTGCGCATCGCTGCGACTTCGGCGAGCGCGATGGCGCCGGCGTTGTGCGCCAGCGCGAAATCGAACCATTCGTCGGCGGCGGCCTGCGGGATCTCGGCACGCAGCCGGTCGATGTTGGCGCGCATGC
Proteins encoded:
- a CDS encoding TRAP transporter substrate-binding protein, whose translation is MTTYRDAVQCLKRLRSRAGVGVLPGWVLAALLCCGLSGVARAQPGPELRLRVVGGLAGVSQFTRHEERFWSHDLAALSNGRYSASIVPFDRAGVPGAEMLNLIRLGVIPFGTALLSQVAVEAPELAAPDLAGLSPDMATLRKVVSSFRPLLEKTLHERYGVEVLALYVYPAQVVFCKKPLDQLSDLAGRRVRVSGASQADFVLALKGVPVVTEFAELMSNMNSDNTQCTITGAMSGNMLGLHKITGALYTMPITWGLAVFGANQEAWTRLPPPLKTLLKTELPKLEAAVWAESERETLEGVACNAGADSCTRGSKGAMSVVRPSDADDKRRRDIFGREVLGAWVQRCGAGCVQVWDQSIGPAMGLKAPAVK
- a CDS encoding alpha/beta fold hydrolase, producing the protein MTTASPSLHVVREGEGPIVVLSHALGCDLHMWDGVAALLARAHTVVRYDHRNHGASEVVRGALRIEMLADDAAALIRREAAGEPVHFVGLSMGGMTAQALAVRHPELLRTVVIANSAAHYPDQAPWRARAETVAASGVEAIAGGAVLRWLTPGYVTTAEGKAAAAALHDTLVCTDAQGYIESCNAVAAIDFRESNRRIAVPTLVIGGHADEATPLAMSEAMVAAIPSARLATIDAAHLSAVERPVEFTQLLIDHWRSL
- a CDS encoding carboxymuconolactone decarboxylase family protein, yielding MTANGATPKSSDDYESGLVHRRRVLGDAWVDKSLANRNDFNAEFQELITRHAWNDIWGRPALGDKTRRYMVLSMMLGIHAYEEFAMHVRAALDGPPESRLTPEEIKEVIMMAAIYCGVPVANHAFGIAAGILREKGLLPALSSPPANTK